CTTACAAAGCAAAGATGCACACTGGGGCAATGTTTATTGTAAATGAacatttctatatttttaagccCAAGACCAATATTTCATTGAAATAATGATACTAATATTTCTAAAGATAGCTTTCTAactcgttttttttattttaaaaagtaaaaagatATTACCTGTTCATactgcaaattttatttattatttacataagtAAAAAATGGTATATTTTCACTGTCTGTCATGagaaactttattaaataaatactgtTCAGTTGAACTATTAAAACAGCGATTAAGATCAATTTTTAAGTATTCATACTCAATACTTCCTATTTTTCTCCAACTTTGAAGTGATTTTAGCATACAAATTAAAACTGGAATGCTCCGCGATTATTCAGCCAAGTGAGGATGGCGCTAACGTGCTTCTTGTAACGAGCATTCGAGTACATCGCCATCTTCAGACCGTCGCCATTATCCGATTCGGTTACAAAGTCGGTCAGATTGGCCTCATCGGTGCGATCGAGTAAAACCGGTGGGCAGAGCATCAGAACAGTGTGGTAGCCTAAAACCGAAAAAATATGTGAAATATTATTACTATCTATAGCTTTTGAGATAGAGAGAGCTTTTTCCCCTACCAACTCGTCCGTATTTCAACAGCTGAGTGTGCAGGAACCGCAGCGAGGGGGTCTTCGCCTGTGGATACTTGAGCAGCGCCAAGTGCTCTATCAGCTGATCGTGATAGTACTTGATGAGGTAATCGAACTTGCACAACTTTATGTCAAATTGCGTGGATCCCAGTAGGAAGTAAATTAGATCATGGGCCACACTGGTGACCTTGGGCAGCTGCAGATCCACGAAGAAGGTCTCGGCTGGCTCAGGGTTCTCGCCCTCATACCGGAACATGATGTTGTTCGTCCAGCAATCTCCGTGATTTAAGGCATTAAAGTCCTCCGGATCTGGTGTGTTCATTGCATACATCAGATCCACTATCTTGGGTTGGATCTTGTGCTGTAAAATTAGATAATTAACCAAATCTTCTAGTGGAACTAAATGTCTGGAAAAGCTACTCACCACCGCCTCGCTATACTCCTCGTAGCCCTCGTAGAGAGGCAGGCATTTCAGGAAGTACTTTCCAAGAGTCTCGGCCACCTGTTCGATATTCACTTTCATGGAGTCGGCGTAGGTTGGCTGCAGATAGTTCTGTGTATATGGACCCTTCAGATGGAGCCTATTGGCAGAGGCCGCGTGCCATTGGGCCAACTTTTTAAGCACGCTTTTGGTATGGACCATGTTAAGGCCCTCCAGACGATCCACATTCTTAAAGCCAAAAGGCTTGAGATCCTGCAGCAGCACGTACTCGTCGGGAGCCTGAATTTCGTAGGCCTTGGCTCCGAACTGAACCTTCAGACCCGCGTCCTCGTACATCTTCTCCAGCTCGGGAATCACCTGCAGGAACACATCCCGCTCCACTACGAACATGTTGTTCTTCTTCAGGATCTCGCGGTACATCTCGAAGTCGTGTGGCGTCTTCAGCATGTAGCTAACCTTTTCGATGAGGTGATCTAATGGCGAAGCTCTAATGAGACTTTACTTTTCTTTGTTTGCCACAATTATGACTCACCCTTGAGTTCGACTTCGAAGTGTAGGCGCAGCATAATGGAGGAGTAATTTTCCCCCGGCTTGAGACCGGCCACCGGCTCGAAACTCTTGATTCCCACATACTTGTCCCCGAATCGCTCTGCCAGCAATTTCTCGAAGAGATCTGCCTTTAGCCAAGCGGGCACTGGAACAGTTGTGTTCTCGTCCGTCATCGTATATAAACTGAAGGCCGATTTGCCGGCTGTTTGTGTTTAATATTGAGATAGAGTGAGCTTTTAGCCCTCTATCTTTGTTTTCCGGaattatatacattatatatataaacaaacgcCGATCCGAAAGCTCTCAAAGAGAGCACTCTCCACAGAACTTGTTTTCAGAATTAAAGAGAGTGGCACATAAAACCAAACATACAGACCAAAACAAACCATGTGTAGGGGGTAATATATGAAATTCATATTATGAATGTGGCCATAAAACCATGTATGGAGTGTCTGTTTAACGAATAGAAACATTGGTTGAGGCGACAATGAAGCACTAATGGCAAAAAcagaaattattttacaatttaatttttaagagtaATCAACTTTCATCAGCCAGGGACTTGACTGTGGTATACTTGTACCTTGGCTCGTTCCTGAATGATGACATGCGACTAGCGACCTTTAGCAATTATTAcgattttcaaatttttagtTAACCAATAAGCTTTTGCAATAACATATTGTCTTATCGCCGCAATTGTTTTATTCTGGCTTCTCAAGTGCTGACCATAAAAATTCAGTTTCAATAATATTTGCATTGCATTTATCTTATCCATAAAAGCGTCAATTGCTTTCTTTAAAGtgactttaatttatataacgtaaaagaaaacaaaatttgattaattgtATTCTTATGAAATCTATTCCAGTGCTCCTCGATGCTGCAGCCATGGCAAAAGGGCTTCTATATGCCTGAGGAATCTGGGATTGGAGTACAGCGAATTCTTAAAACTAGGATCATCAGCCAAGACCTTTTCAAAATCAGCGCCGTCCTTGGGATCCAGCAGGACAAATGGCATGATGGTAGAGGCGCAGACAAAGGCTGAAAAAgcaagttaattaaaaagttaaaacaTGCAAATAAAAGCCAAACACCTACCCCATGCATTGTACTTGGAAAGAGTGTCTCGAATACTCCTCAAGGTGGGCAGGGTCTTGGAGTACTTGAGCAGCTTCAGGTGCTTGACTAGCTCGGCGTGATAGAACCAAATAAAGTAGTCGAATTTCGCTATCTTCACGTCCAAACTTGTGGAGGAAAGCAGGAAGTAGTATAGATCCTGTGCAACTGTTCCCCACTTGGGCAATTGTAGGTCGACGAAGTACGTGTCTAATATCTCGTTCTTCTCGTTGTACTGGAACATGATATTATTTGACCAACCATCGCCATGGTTAAGGGCATTGAACTCGTCAGGTTTCGGGTTGTTCAGCTCTTCTACAATATCCAATAACTTGTCGGCTGCGAAATGCTGCCACataaaaaaagataataatatGATGAAGTACCAATATAATAGGTGTACCCACCAAATCCTTCAGGTAAGCCTCATAACCCTGCACCAAATGGACGTTATTAAGGAAAACCGCAATGTTACGATTACAGAATGCATCCACAATTTCTTCGTTCTTTAGAAAACCCTTGGTAAACTTCTCCTGGTAGGGTCCTTTGGTATCCACGCGCACTGCAGATGCCGCATGCCATTGTGCCATTTTCTTCAGGACACTCTCAGTGTGAGCCTGATCCATGCCTTCGAGTCGGTTGACATTCCTGAAGCCACGTGGCCTGAGATCCTCCAAAAGGACGTGGTAATCGCTGACAGGGATCTCGTAGGCCTCGGCACCAAACTTCACTTCGAGACCCGCATCCCGGTAGAGTTGCTCCAGTTCAGGAACCACTTCCAGATACATTCCGAGCTCCACATCGAAGATGTTCGACTTTTCAATTACCTTTCTATAGGCCTCAGATTGGTGAGGAGTTTTCAACATGAAGGCCTTGGTGAGTTGGGATTTATCTGGATACAAATATGAATATAGAGATTATCTGGACAGGTAATAAAATTAGAGACCCACCTTTGGTTTCCACATCCAGCTCCACTCTAAGCATTATGGTGGCATAGTTCTCCCCAGCAGGAACACCAGCTTTGGCCCTCATCGACTTCGTAGCCTTGTAATCCTTGACATCCTTTCTTAGGAGATCTTCAAAGACCTCCGCCTTCAACCAGTCTGGAATTAAAACTTTCCTCTGGTCCAGTTCATCTTCTTTTGTCTGTGGCGGCATCTTCGATATGTCACGTTGAGTTCCAAACACTTAATGGGAGCTTCTCCCAGGGGAAATCTATTTTATACACCTTACAGAAATTAATGGCGATGAGACTGATAAATCTTATCTCGTTCCATGCAAACAGCAGATTGTCTCAAGTTCATTTGTGCAAATGTGACACAGCAAATTATTACACCTTGGCTCAAAGGGAGGGTCTGTGATTCGTTTGAAGAAACAATCCTCTGACATATTAGCATCTCAGCATTACGCGACAGTTTCCCAGGTTTGAAGATACGAGCggaataataataagattATCAGtaaattggttttatttatttactcagAGATCTAAAGTCTCGCGTGCGCAATTCTCGAACTtcacaatatttatttaaacaacttttaatgataagcaaaaaaataataaaaggaatTAGAGAGGTTATAAAAGAATGGGATGTTCcacaatttatataaacctGGACTagattttagaatttattcaCAGTTTCTAATGGAAAGAGACTGAAGAAAAGCTACAGACCTCACTAAGTGATGATAATATAAGTAATAATGTAATATTCATATCAATATATACTAAACAAACCAAGAAGACCTTGTAAATTCTATAGTAAAGTATAGAGATGGGTTTATATtcctgttttatttattacaaatcttctccttttttttaaactatagTGTGTAACATATACAATTTATGTTAAGAGTCTTATTATCTAATAAGAGACTTATTCCAGGGCACCTCTTTGCTGAAACCATGGCAACAGGACCTCCATATGCCGGCGATATCTGGGATTGGTGAATATGGAGTTCTTAAAACTGGAGTCCTCGGCTGACATGATCTGGTCGAAGTTAGCATCATCCCTGGGATCCAGTAAAACGAATCCCATTATGCAGGCAGCACAAATGAAGCCTGaaacataatttattaattgaattattagGCTCAAATGTAAAAAATCGACAACTCACCCCATCCACTGTACTTGTTCAGGGCGTCACGAATACTCCTAAGAGTGGGCAGAGGCTTCGAGTACTTGAGAAGTTTCAGGTGCTTGACTAGCTCGGCGTGATAGAACCAAATTAAGTAATCAAACTTGGAGGTTTTAATGTCCAGGCTAGTTGAAGAAATCAGGAAGTAGTACAAGTCCTGGGCCACCGTTCCGTATTTAGGAATTTGCAGGTCCACGAAATAGGTATTCAATATCTCATTCTTTTCGTTGTACTGGAACATGATATTGTTGGACCAACCATCGCCGTGGTTCAGGGCATTGAACTCGTCGGCTTTCGGCACGTTCAGATCGTTGACCACATCCAACAACTTCTCGGAGACACTGCGCTATAGCGGGAGATACATAAGATAAGATACAAACATCCAGAGATAGTCGGTAGATTTACCCACCAAATCTTTGAGATAGGCCTCGTGACCCTCGTACAGATCGATGTGTTTTAGCAGATTCTTGACGCTGCGATTGCAGAATGCATCCACGATTTCTTCGGACTTGAAGAAGCCGGTAGTGAACTTCTCCTCGTAGGGTCCCTTGAGCTCCACGCGAACAGCAGACGCCGCATGCCATTGGGCCAGCTTTCGTAGGACACTTTCGCTGTGAGCCTGGTCCAAGCCCTCGAGGCGATTGGCATTCTTGAAGCCACGTGGCCTGAGATCCTCCAATAGGACATAGTAATCGCTGGCCGTGATCTCATAGGCCTCTGCACCGAACTTCACCTCCAAGCCCACGTCCCGATACAGCTGCTCCATTTCGGGAACCACTTCCAGATACATTCCGCGCTCCACATCGAAGATGTCCGTCTCCTCGATAATTTTGCGATATACCTCCGATTGGTGTGGGGTCTTTAGCATGAAAGCCTTGGTCACCAGGGAATTGTCTAGAGCATAAATcgaactttaaatttatttaaatttaacccttaaaaataatcaaaccTTTGGTTTCTACATCCAGCTCTACTCTTAGCATTATGGTGGCATAATTCTCCCCAGGAGCAACCCCAGCCTTGGCTCTCAGAGATTTCGTCTCCTTGTAGTCCTTGACCTTCCGCCTGAGCAGATCTTCAAAGGCTTCCGGCTTCACCCAGTCCGGGATCTTGACTTCTCTCTGACAAACCTCTTCGTCCTTTGTTTGTGGCGGCATTGCGGAAATATTTCGTTGGCTTCTGAGTAGTGACTGAGAGATCTGCCTCCTAGCCGcatcttttaaataatttcaggAAGAAAGATAAGCACTATCTCATCCACACAGACTTTTATGGGTTGATTGCAAAGATGATGAAGCgctttgttgctttttttgaAGAGGTGTTATGTGATCTAGATTGCATTTCTTGTTGAGTATGTTAGTCTTTTTATTTAGTATTAAGAATCAGTTGGGTAATACTACAGAAACCTAGACAACTAAAAAAAGTTTACGTCTGTTTCCCAAGTGTAGATAGTTTTCGCCTAACTTTTTTACGCATAACTCACAGTGGTCTATCGTTTTTTATGACTGTCTATGCCACCTGGAGACTGAATTTGATTGTGAtctttatttatgaaaatatacacaaaatgtagatatattttattacatatcCTAAACTCTTGTCtttttatatcaaaaataaagataggcttcttattttgttttgcttcaCTATTCGCATATGCtttacatttgcatttgcgtttttctttctttttttattaggaTTCCCCTTAtgacatattttatttagaatccCTCTAAATATTTGAGTTTTAATTTCTGTTCTGTTTGGTGTTAACCATGAATTAGTTCCCAGTAAACATTTAATAGCAAATATGTGACACTCCCTTGATATGTGTTGACTTGGCTTTAAAAAGTAAGATCCAGGAACAGTACACCACAAAAGAGCTTACAGTCATATATACATCTCAATATCTGTAACTATGTAGTATACTATACTagctttatataaatatatgtgttaATGGTTAGGCATCTAACAAAGCTTTTCCATTTCGATAAGCATTAGTTTCCCTCTGAAAAGGAGCTTTCTATTCTATTATTTTGAaactgttttgttttgatccGCTGATTTGGCCCGAAGGGGAAATTTTGTTTACGGTTGCCTAGCAGCGCTATCAATTCGCCCAAACCCCGTGAATCACTATCATTTACTATATTGTCAAAAATACATTCTCAGAATGATTCTTGCAAATTGATTGAACCCCCATTTATCGTTCGAGTTTCTACGTTTATTTATACTCGTGGACATTATCGCACGAAGGTTTAGATAACACTATCATAAGGTTGCTCTAAATTCTGACATAATTCAGAGGTTTGTTGTGAAAATCCtaaaaatgtttgtttctAATTCACATCCAAGGCGCCGCGATCCAGCAGCCAGGGCATAACCATCTG
Above is a genomic segment from Drosophila kikkawai strain 14028-0561.14 chromosome 3R, DkikHiC1v2, whole genome shotgun sequence containing:
- the LOC108072006 gene encoding uncharacterized protein, yielding MTDENTTVPVPAWLKADLFEKLLAERFGDKYVGIKSFEPVAGLKPGENYSSIMLRLHFEVELKDHLIEKVSYMLKTPHDFEMYREILKKNNMFVVERDVFLQVIPELEKMYEDAGLKVQFGAKAYEIQAPDEYVLLQDLKPFGFKNVDRLEGLNMVHTKSVLKKLAQWHAASANRLHLKGPYTQNYLQPTYADSMKVNIEQVAETLGKYFLKCLPLYEGYEEYSEAVHKIQPKIVDLMYAMNTPDPEDFNALNHGDCWTNNIMFRYEGENPEPAETFFVDLQLPKVTSVAHDLIYFLLGSTQFDIKLCKFDYLIKYYHDQLIEHLALLKYPQAKTPSLRFLHTQLLKYGRVGYHTVLMLCPPVLLDRTDEANLTDFVTESDNGDGLKMAMYSNARYKKHVSAILTWLNNRGAFQF
- the LOC138928983 gene encoding uncharacterized protein; the protein is MPPQTKEDELDQRKVLIPDWLKAEVFEDLLRKDVKDYKATKSMRAKAGVPAGENYATIMLRVELDVETKDKSQLTKAFMLKTPHQSEAYRKVIEKSNIFDVELGMYLEVVPELEQLYRDAGLEVKFGAEAYEIPVSDYHVLLEDLRPRGFRNVNRLEGMDQAHTESVLKKMAQWHAASAVRVDTKGPYQEKFTKGFLKNEEIVDAFCNRNIAVFLNNVHLVQGYEAYLKDLHFAADKLLDIVEELNNPKPDEFNALNHGDGWSNNIMFQYNEKNEILDTYFVDLQLPKWGTVAQDLYYFLLSSTSLDVKIAKFDYFIWFYHAELVKHLKLLKYSKTLPTLRSIRDTLSKYNAWAFVCASTIMPFVLLDPKDGADFEKVLADDPSFKNSLYSNPRFLRHIEALLPWLQHRGALE
- the LOC108072020 gene encoding uncharacterized protein; its protein translation is MPPQTKDEEVCQREVKIPDWVKPEAFEDLLRRKVKDYKETKSLRAKAGVAPGENYATIMLRVELDVETKDNSLVTKAFMLKTPHQSEVYRKIIEETDIFDVERGMYLEVVPEMEQLYRDVGLEVKFGAEAYEITASDYYVLLEDLRPRGFKNANRLEGLDQAHSESVLRKLAQWHAASAVRVELKGPYEEKFTTGFFKSEEIVDAFCNRSVKNLLKHIDLYEGHEAYLKDLRSVSEKLLDVVNDLNVPKADEFNALNHGDGWSNNIMFQYNEKNEILNTYFVDLQIPKYGTVAQDLYYFLISSTSLDIKTSKFDYLIWFYHAELVKHLKLLKYSKPLPTLRSIRDALNKYSGWGFICAACIMGFVLLDPRDDANFDQIMSAEDSSFKNSIFTNPRYRRHMEVLLPWFQQRGALE